One window of the Natronomonas marina genome contains the following:
- a CDS encoding HEWD family protein codes for MRFDAVRLITLAAVRASMGAEIVPPERRTCQRCGRTDIWDEETENWVIATEDGERQVGNRHCIHEWDINGQYNPVAGKPDVDPDGG; via the coding sequence ATGCGGTTCGACGCCGTGCGGTTGATTACGCTGGCCGCCGTCCGTGCGAGTATGGGCGCCGAAATCGTTCCGCCGGAGCGGAGGACCTGCCAGCGCTGCGGCCGGACCGACATCTGGGACGAGGAGACCGAAAACTGGGTCATCGCAACCGAGGACGGCGAACGACAGGTCGGCAACAGACACTGCATCCACGAGTGGGACATAAACGGGCAGTACAACCCGGTCGCGGGCAAGCCCGACGTCGACCCCGACGGGGGCTGA
- the ligA gene encoding ATP-dependent DNA ligase LigA, with translation MEFAEFAALADEIEAEDADLEVIGLVAALFETAGEDLGTVTRVVQGRVFPAHDATKLDVGPSLCHEALAKAAGPNVSAADVEERLASVGEIGAVAESLELGGQRGLAAFGDGDEATLTVAELDGQLREIAAAEGDGSTDTKLDVLFGLFNRADPLEARFLARLVLGEMRVGVGEGTVRDAIAEAFDVPVETVARAIQVTNDCGLVAETARETGEAGLAELGLEVGRPVKAMLAQTGTAVDAIEEWESAAVETKFDGARVQVHYDGGETRLFSRNLEDVTDPLPEVVEFVERELSVPAILDGEVVAVDEGGDPLPFQEVLRRFRRKHGIETAREDVAVELHAFDCLHADGEDLLDAPLLERHERLADLLDTGISELAVTDDPDDVAEIEETALSAGHEGVMLKNPESAYTPGSRGKNWLKRKPDVETLDLVVTGAEWGEGRRANLFGTFELSARTPDGYATIGNVATGITDERLAELHELLGPHVRSESGTEVDVEPAVVFEVGYEEIQRSPTYSSGYALRFPRFVGVRADRDPANADTLERIERLAGD, from the coding sequence ATGGAGTTCGCCGAGTTCGCCGCCCTGGCCGACGAGATCGAAGCCGAGGACGCCGACCTCGAGGTGATCGGACTGGTCGCGGCGCTTTTCGAAACCGCGGGCGAGGACCTCGGGACGGTCACACGGGTCGTACAGGGCCGCGTCTTCCCGGCCCACGACGCGACGAAACTCGACGTCGGTCCGTCGCTGTGTCACGAGGCGCTGGCGAAGGCCGCGGGGCCGAACGTCTCGGCGGCGGACGTCGAGGAGCGGCTGGCGTCGGTCGGCGAGATCGGTGCCGTCGCGGAGTCGCTGGAACTGGGCGGCCAGCGTGGCCTTGCCGCTTTCGGCGACGGCGATGAGGCCACGCTGACAGTCGCTGAGCTAGACGGACAGCTCCGCGAGATTGCGGCCGCGGAGGGCGACGGCAGCACCGACACCAAACTGGACGTCCTCTTCGGGCTGTTCAACCGGGCCGACCCGCTCGAAGCGCGCTTTCTCGCCCGCCTCGTCCTCGGGGAGATGCGCGTCGGTGTCGGCGAGGGGACAGTCCGGGACGCCATCGCCGAGGCCTTCGATGTCCCCGTCGAGACGGTCGCGCGGGCGATACAGGTCACGAACGACTGCGGACTGGTCGCGGAGACGGCCCGCGAGACCGGCGAGGCCGGACTCGCGGAACTCGGCCTGGAGGTTGGCCGGCCCGTCAAGGCCATGCTGGCACAGACGGGCACCGCCGTCGACGCCATCGAGGAGTGGGAGTCCGCGGCCGTCGAGACGAAGTTCGACGGCGCTCGCGTGCAGGTCCACTACGACGGCGGGGAGACACGGCTGTTCTCCCGGAACCTCGAGGACGTGACCGACCCGCTCCCGGAGGTCGTCGAGTTCGTCGAGCGGGAACTGTCGGTCCCCGCGATACTCGACGGGGAGGTCGTCGCCGTCGACGAGGGCGGCGACCCGCTCCCGTTTCAGGAAGTCCTCCGCCGGTTCCGGCGGAAACACGGCATCGAGACCGCCCGCGAGGACGTCGCCGTCGAGTTACACGCCTTCGACTGCCTGCACGCCGACGGCGAGGACCTCCTGGACGCGCCGCTGCTCGAACGACACGAACGGCTCGCGGACCTGCTCGATACGGGAATCTCCGAACTCGCGGTCACCGACGACCCCGACGACGTCGCGGAAATCGAGGAGACGGCGCTCTCGGCGGGCCACGAGGGCGTCATGCTCAAGAACCCCGAGTCGGCCTACACGCCCGGTAGCCGGGGAAAGAACTGGCTGAAGCGGAAGCCGGATGTCGAGACGCTCGATCTGGTCGTCACCGGCGCCGAGTGGGGCGAGGGCCGACGCGCGAACCTCTTCGGCACCTTCGAACTCTCGGCGCGGACGCCGGACGGCTACGCGACCATCGGCAACGTCGCCACCGGCATCACCGACGAACGGCTGGCAGAGCTTCACGAACTGCTGGGACCGCACGTCCGCTCGGAGTCGGGCACCGAGGTCGACGTTGAGCCAGCCGTCGTCTTCGAGGTCGGCTACGAGGAGATACAGCGGTCGCCGACCTACTCGTCGGGCTACGCGCTCCGGTTTCCCCGGTTCGTCGGCGTCCGTGCCGACCGCGACCCGGCGAACGCCGACACCCTCGAACGGATCGAGCGGCTGGCGGGCGACTAG
- the psmB gene encoding archaeal proteasome endopeptidase complex subunit beta, with translation MRQPDSSLPRTGQDHTLSPYEPELGEVPSNDLSAEDLEDVNKTGTTTIGISTAEGVVIATDMRASLGGRFVSNKNVQKVEQIHPTAALTLVGSVGGAQSFIRSLEAEINLYEARRGEDISIEALATLAGNFARGGPFFAINPILGGVDEDGHHVYSIDPAGGVMADDYTVTGSGLTVAYGTLEREYEEDMSNEEAKRVAASGIKAAVERDTGSGNGVYLAEITGEGVDIRGHKDFEELL, from the coding sequence ATGCGACAGCCAGATTCCTCCCTGCCGCGCACCGGACAGGACCACACGCTCTCGCCGTACGAACCCGAACTCGGCGAGGTACCGTCCAACGACCTCTCGGCGGAGGACCTCGAGGACGTGAACAAGACCGGGACGACCACCATCGGCATCTCGACGGCCGAGGGCGTCGTCATCGCAACGGACATGCGTGCCTCGCTGGGCGGCCGGTTCGTCTCGAACAAGAACGTCCAGAAGGTCGAGCAGATCCACCCGACGGCCGCGCTGACGCTGGTCGGCTCCGTCGGCGGCGCCCAATCGTTCATCCGGTCGCTCGAGGCCGAGATCAACCTCTACGAGGCCCGCCGCGGCGAGGACATCTCCATCGAGGCGCTGGCGACGCTTGCGGGCAACTTCGCCCGCGGCGGTCCGTTCTTCGCCATCAACCCCATCCTCGGCGGCGTCGACGAGGACGGCCACCACGTCTACTCCATCGACCCAGCCGGCGGCGTCATGGCCGACGACTACACCGTCACCGGGTCCGGCCTGACCGTCGCCTACGGCACCCTCGAACGCGAGTACGAGGAGGACATGAGCAACGAGGAGGCAAAGCGAGTCGCCGCCTCCGGCATCAAGGCCGCCGTCGAGCGTGACACCGGTTCCGGTAACGGCGTCTACCTCGCCGAAATCACCGGCGAGGGCGTCGACATCCGCGGTCACAAGGACTTCGAGGAACTGCTGTAG
- a CDS encoding RNA-guided endonuclease InsQ/TnpB family protein translates to MVKETFKYAATPEDAETATAAWGDIQTCREVYNHALTQEYRPRPDSNKPSYTEMQNKLTGPTGWKEQWPEWKDVYSKCLQMAIRRIKQSETVLESLQDQGYDVGRMKWKPPREFRSIVYNQSGFDVDHNTDRTDHAIVNFSKIGDFHLTYHRPLPDDGDITQVILKKEKTGDWTVSIVVEYEPGYPEKPAVEDIDPADTVGIDLGITKFIHDSDGRSFESLDEQRDRDRIDRRHRALSRKDRGSNNWEQARQQLAQAYDRVQNRREDYREKLAHEYTTRYDAVFLEDLDVKAMTEDDGNSRTIAAMSWRQTIQAFKRHGKKNGCHVIEVPPEGTTKRCSQCGCETEKPLWVREHSCPSCGFEADRDYNAALEIKRLGVEKIGVETTMQTVGQGMAESTTPAETALPGETEATADEVSPKRVVETGSPCLKEPPKAASRQG, encoded by the coding sequence GTGGTTAAGGAGACGTTCAAGTACGCTGCAACGCCGGAAGACGCCGAGACAGCCACGGCTGCATGGGGCGATATTCAGACGTGTCGGGAAGTGTACAACCACGCTCTCACACAAGAATACCGGCCACGCCCGGACTCCAATAAACCGTCGTACACGGAGATGCAGAACAAACTCACTGGCCCAACCGGGTGGAAAGAACAGTGGCCGGAGTGGAAGGATGTGTATTCCAAGTGCCTGCAAATGGCTATCCGGCGCATCAAGCAAAGTGAAACAGTGCTTGAGTCTCTGCAAGACCAAGGGTACGACGTTGGGCGGATGAAGTGGAAGCCCCCGCGAGAGTTCCGCAGCATCGTGTACAACCAATCCGGTTTCGACGTGGATCATAACACGGACCGGACGGATCACGCGATTGTGAACTTCTCGAAAATCGGTGACTTCCACCTCACCTACCACCGCCCACTCCCCGACGACGGAGACATCACACAAGTCATCCTGAAAAAAGAGAAAACCGGTGATTGGACTGTCAGCATCGTCGTCGAGTACGAACCCGGCTACCCGGAGAAACCGGCTGTCGAGGATATTGACCCGGCAGATACAGTCGGGATTGATCTCGGCATCACGAAGTTCATTCACGACTCAGACGGTCGGTCGTTCGAATCACTTGATGAGCAGCGTGACCGCGACCGTATTGACCGCCGACACCGTGCTCTCTCCCGGAAAGACCGCGGGTCGAACAACTGGGAGCAAGCCCGGCAGCAACTCGCTCAGGCATACGACCGGGTGCAGAACCGTCGTGAAGATTACCGGGAGAAGCTCGCCCACGAATACACGACTCGGTACGACGCAGTGTTCCTCGAAGATCTGGACGTGAAAGCGATGACAGAAGATGATGGGAACAGTCGGACCATCGCAGCGATGTCGTGGCGGCAAACGATTCAGGCATTCAAACGCCACGGGAAGAAAAACGGGTGTCACGTGATCGAAGTGCCACCGGAAGGCACGACGAAACGCTGCTCACAGTGTGGCTGTGAGACGGAGAAACCTCTCTGGGTGCGTGAACACTCGTGCCCCTCGTGTGGGTTCGAAGCTGACAGGGACTACAATGCAGCCTTAGAAATCAAGCGTCTGGGGGTGGAGAAAATTGGAGTTGAAACAACTATGCAGACAGTAGGTCAGGGCATGGCCGAATCAACAACGCCTGCGGAGACTGCGCTCCCTGGGGAGACTGAGGCGACAGCCGATGAGGTGTCTCCAAAGCGCGTCGTTGAAACAGGAAGCCCCTGCCTCAAGGAGCCGCCGAAGGCGGCGAGTAGGCAGGGGTAG
- a CDS encoding acyl-CoA thioesterase, with the protein MSTLADSRTEMTEMLLPNDTNTLGRALGGEVLHWMDICAAIASMRFAGRQTVTASMDNVDFVSPIDLGEVAVIEAYVFSTGRTSIDVKVEVHAEDPREGEQRLATSSFFTFVALDESGRPAKVPDLECPTEAEAALRDEAIEERREQLREVADRLEES; encoded by the coding sequence ATGTCGACGCTAGCCGACTCGCGGACGGAGATGACCGAGATGCTGCTCCCGAACGACACCAACACGCTCGGTCGGGCTCTCGGCGGGGAGGTGTTGCACTGGATGGACATCTGTGCGGCCATCGCGAGCATGCGGTTCGCCGGCCGACAGACCGTGACCGCCTCGATGGACAACGTCGACTTCGTCAGTCCCATCGACCTCGGGGAGGTCGCGGTCATCGAGGCGTACGTTTTCTCGACCGGGCGGACCAGCATCGACGTCAAGGTCGAGGTCCACGCCGAGGATCCCAGGGAAGGCGAACAGCGACTTGCGACGTCGTCGTTTTTCACCTTCGTCGCCCTCGACGAGTCCGGCCGGCCCGCCAAAGTACCCGACCTGGAGTGTCCGACGGAGGCGGAGGCGGCGCTCCGGGACGAGGCCATCGAGGAGCGCCGCGAACAGCTCCGGGAGGTCGCCGACCGGCTCGAAGAGTCCTGA
- a CDS encoding TraB/GumN family protein, translating into MSDNVEEGSVRVVGTAHVSEASVREVESVVEEESPDVVAVELDEGRYRQLKGETPDDLDASDLLRGNTVFQFLAYWMLSYVQARLGDRFDIEPGADMKAAIEAAEAQGTDVALVDRDIQVTIQRFWARLSFLEKLKLVGSLAVSLGDPREVGMGVGLGIALMVTVAGSAFGGPFLVPTALGPGILVTVLDAVLVWLTLGLLVGTLLVVALVRITPEEEAVDEFDIERMTDTDVVGAMMEEFRRFSPGGAEALIDERDAYIAHQLVSLRDQGHRVVAVVGAGHREGIEKYLETPASLPPMSELTGRASSRRFSVYKLFGYLFTLGFLVFFVLLAIATYTGVEGTSSRLLFELFAAWFLVNGIIAFALAKLAGAHWQSAGVGGGVAWLTSVNPLLAPGWFAGYVELRYLDVNVGDISTLNEIVSDEEAPLRELWRDLTEVPLFRLIMIVALTNVGSFIGSVVFAAVLLPYLFAGSGIEGASGIVRLMLAGAENSVDLIVEAVT; encoded by the coding sequence ATGAGCGACAACGTCGAGGAGGGCTCCGTGCGGGTCGTCGGCACGGCGCACGTCTCCGAGGCGAGCGTCCGGGAGGTCGAGTCGGTCGTCGAGGAGGAATCACCGGACGTCGTCGCGGTCGAACTCGACGAGGGACGCTACCGGCAGCTGAAAGGCGAGACGCCCGACGACCTCGACGCGAGCGACCTCCTCCGGGGTAACACGGTCTTTCAGTTCCTCGCGTACTGGATGCTGTCGTACGTCCAGGCCCGGCTCGGCGACCGCTTCGACATCGAGCCGGGCGCCGACATGAAGGCGGCCATCGAGGCCGCCGAGGCGCAGGGAACCGACGTCGCGCTCGTCGACCGGGACATTCAGGTCACGATACAGCGGTTCTGGGCACGGCTCTCCTTTTTGGAGAAGCTGAAACTCGTCGGGAGCCTGGCCGTCAGCCTCGGCGACCCCCGCGAGGTGGGCATGGGTGTCGGGCTGGGTATCGCCCTGATGGTCACCGTCGCCGGGAGCGCCTTCGGGGGGCCCTTCCTCGTGCCGACGGCTCTCGGTCCCGGTATCCTCGTTACGGTTCTGGATGCGGTCCTGGTCTGGCTCACGCTCGGCCTCCTCGTCGGGACGCTCCTCGTCGTCGCGCTCGTTCGAATCACGCCGGAAGAGGAAGCCGTCGACGAGTTCGACATCGAGCGGATGACCGACACCGACGTCGTCGGCGCGATGATGGAGGAGTTCCGCCGCTTCTCGCCCGGCGGCGCGGAGGCGCTCATCGACGAACGGGACGCCTACATCGCCCACCAGCTCGTCTCGCTCCGCGACCAGGGCCACCGCGTCGTCGCCGTCGTCGGTGCCGGTCACCGGGAGGGCATCGAGAAGTACCTCGAGACGCCTGCGAGTCTGCCGCCGATGTCGGAGCTGACCGGCCGGGCATCGAGCCGTCGGTTCTCGGTGTACAAACTGTTCGGCTACCTGTTCACGCTCGGCTTCCTGGTCTTCTTCGTCCTTCTGGCGATCGCGACGTACACCGGCGTCGAAGGCACCTCGAGCCGGCTGCTGTTCGAGCTGTTCGCCGCGTGGTTCCTCGTCAACGGCATCATCGCGTTCGCCCTGGCGAAGCTGGCGGGCGCCCACTGGCAGTCGGCCGGCGTCGGGGGCGGCGTCGCCTGGCTGACGAGCGTCAACCCGCTGCTCGCGCCTGGGTGGTTCGCCGGCTACGTCGAGTTGCGGTACCTCGACGTCAACGTCGGCGACATCTCGACGTTGAACGAAATCGTTTCCGACGAGGAGGCTCCGCTCCGGGAGCTTTGGCGCGACCTCACGGAGGTCCCACTGTTCAGACTGATCATGATAGTCGCACTGACGAACGTCGGTAGCTTCATCGGTAGTGTCGTCTTCGCAGCCGTCCTGCTCCCGTACCTGTTTGCGGGATCCGGTATCGAGGGCGCGAGCGGGATCGTCCGGCTGATGCTGGCCGGGGCGGAGAACAGCGTCGACCTCATCGTGGAGGCGGTGACGTGA
- a CDS encoding universal stress protein produces MRVLVPYDGSDLSEKAVEHAIERYDDAEIVLLYVLDFVGAGYDAPPEASLPGYWADWYEDAESSGREMLEAVRQRYDANVETETVLGRPARAIVEYAEDNDVDAVVMGSHGREGVSRVLLGSVAETVVRRSPIPVTVVR; encoded by the coding sequence ATGCGCGTGCTGGTCCCGTACGACGGCTCCGACCTCTCGGAGAAGGCGGTCGAACACGCGATCGAACGCTACGACGACGCCGAAATCGTCCTGCTGTACGTGCTGGACTTCGTGGGCGCGGGCTACGACGCGCCACCGGAGGCGTCGCTGCCGGGCTACTGGGCCGACTGGTACGAGGACGCCGAATCGTCCGGCCGGGAGATGCTCGAGGCCGTCCGGCAGCGGTACGACGCGAACGTCGAGACCGAGACGGTCCTCGGTCGTCCCGCGCGGGCCATCGTCGAGTACGCCGAGGACAACGACGTCGACGCGGTCGTGATGGGGAGCCACGGCCGGGAGGGCGTCAGCCGTGTGCTTCTCGGTAGCGTCGCCGAGACGGTCGTCCGCCGGTCGCCGATCCCCGTGACCGTCGTCCGGTAG
- a CDS encoding YbhB/YbcL family Raf kinase inhibitor-like protein → MRRRALLASIPSTVAAASAGCTIGGEPPDGTGLSISSPAFEASIPVRFTCDGAGESPPLTVSGVPPETESLAVVGEWLRSYDPGTIWTLWNLPPEDPLRVPADRPNEHRLESPAGARQGQNGEGTVGYRSPCHETPGENEYRFTVFALESAPDLEPGADRDAFDDAVEPLIAASNAFTATYDRF, encoded by the coding sequence ATGCGCCGGCGAGCGTTGCTTGCCTCGATCCCCTCGACCGTCGCGGCCGCCAGCGCGGGCTGTACCATCGGCGGTGAACCACCCGACGGGACGGGGCTGTCGATCTCCTCGCCGGCCTTCGAGGCGTCGATACCCGTCCGGTTCACCTGCGACGGTGCCGGCGAGTCCCCGCCGCTGACAGTCTCGGGGGTGCCGCCCGAGACCGAGTCGCTGGCCGTCGTCGGCGAGTGGCTCCGGAGCTACGACCCGGGAACCATCTGGACGCTGTGGAACCTCCCGCCGGAGGACCCCCTGCGGGTGCCCGCCGACCGACCGAACGAGCATCGCTTGGAGTCCCCCGCCGGCGCTCGCCAGGGGCAGAACGGCGAGGGAACCGTCGGCTATCGCTCGCCCTGTCACGAGACGCCGGGCGAAAACGAGTACCGTTTTACCGTGTTCGCCCTGGAGTCGGCCCCCGACCTCGAACCGGGCGCCGACCGGGACGCCTTCGACGACGCCGTCGAACCGCTGATCGCCGCCAGTAACGCATTCACTGCGACGTACGATCGGTTCTGA
- a CDS encoding metalloprotease, with translation MSAIRLGGIRFYPDELRDLAVAWVALGIAFTLFIFDPPISPELGPTLTSPEFVQVLLISMLTVGVGFLLHELAHKVVAVRFGQMAAFRAEYGMLALAIGAALAGFLFAAPGAVYHRGRITERQNGLVAIAGPLTNVALVVVFLPFLLFDGFLGGVGEFGVVINAFLAAFNMIPFGPLDGRKVRDWDLRIFAVAFVGTVALGVLALYVIGFPSV, from the coding sequence GTGAGCGCGATTCGCCTCGGTGGCATCCGGTTTTACCCCGACGAGCTCCGAGACCTGGCGGTCGCGTGGGTCGCTCTGGGGATCGCGTTCACCCTCTTCATCTTCGATCCCCCGATCTCCCCGGAGTTGGGACCGACACTCACCTCACCGGAGTTCGTCCAGGTGCTGCTCATCAGCATGCTGACGGTCGGCGTCGGCTTCCTGCTGCACGAACTCGCCCACAAGGTCGTGGCCGTCCGGTTCGGTCAGATGGCCGCGTTCAGGGCCGAGTACGGGATGCTCGCGCTGGCCATCGGCGCTGCGCTGGCAGGCTTTCTCTTCGCCGCGCCCGGCGCGGTCTACCACCGGGGCCGGATCACCGAACGACAGAACGGGCTGGTCGCTATCGCGGGCCCGCTGACGAACGTCGCTCTCGTCGTCGTCTTCCTCCCCTTCCTCCTCTTCGATGGTTTCCTCGGGGGTGTCGGGGAGTTCGGCGTCGTGATCAACGCCTTCCTGGCCGCGTTCAATATGATTCCGTTTGGCCCGCTCGACGGACGCAAGGTCAGGGACTGGGACCTTCGGATCTTCGCCGTCGCCTTCGTCGGGACAGTCGCGCTCGGGGTGCTGGCGCTGTACGTCATCGGCTTCCCGAGCGTCTGA
- the cutA gene encoding divalent-cation tolerance protein CutA, whose amino-acid sequence MATAYVTAPPSAADEIATALVEERLAACVNRLDCRSTYRWEGEVVDDSEVVLLAKTTATRYEELRERVVELHPHDVPCIERFEETDAFEPFAEWVEESVE is encoded by the coding sequence GTGGCGACGGCCTACGTCACCGCGCCGCCGTCGGCGGCCGACGAGATAGCGACCGCGCTCGTCGAGGAGCGCCTGGCGGCCTGCGTCAACCGCCTCGACTGCCGGTCGACCTACCGCTGGGAGGGCGAGGTGGTCGACGACTCGGAGGTCGTCCTGCTGGCGAAGACGACCGCGACCCGATACGAGGAGTTACGCGAGCGGGTCGTCGAACTCCATCCCCACGACGTGCCGTGTATCGAGCGTTTCGAGGAGACTGACGCCTTCGAGCCGTTCGCCGAGTGGGTCGAGGAAAGCGTCGAGTAG
- a CDS encoding RAD55 family ATPase → METGVDIVDDHLGGGIPKGSLVAVVAPPQTQSELLLYRITAQRPTLYLSTLRDEASVKRAFDRSSIDIGNPMVAYAGPGIGFDEIGDVVGRAGTGMNLIVDTADTLERRDPDDYQSFLNKLHTYVRRTGSIALLHCQDPGPESGRGITLGMADIVFELQRTVTSSDIETSSSTPISGSR, encoded by the coding sequence ATGGAGACGGGCGTCGACATCGTCGACGACCACCTCGGCGGCGGCATCCCGAAGGGGTCGCTCGTGGCGGTCGTGGCCCCGCCACAGACACAGAGCGAGCTCCTGCTGTATCGTATCACCGCCCAGCGACCGACGCTGTACCTGTCGACGCTGCGGGACGAGGCGAGCGTGAAACGGGCCTTCGACCGTTCCAGCATCGACATCGGGAACCCGATGGTCGCCTACGCCGGCCCCGGAATCGGCTTCGACGAGATCGGCGACGTCGTCGGGCGGGCGGGGACGGGAATGAACCTCATCGTCGACACCGCCGACACCCTCGAACGGCGCGACCCCGACGACTACCAGTCGTTTCTCAACAAACTCCACACCTACGTCCGACGGACCGGAAGTATCGCGCTGCTGCACTGTCAGGACCCCGGCCCGGAAAGCGGGCGCGGGATCACCCTCGGGATGGCCGACATCGTCTTCGAACTGCAACGGACGGTCACCAGCAGCGACATCGAGACCTCGAGTTCGACACCTATCTCAGGAAGCCGGTAA
- a CDS encoding DUF555 domain-containing protein, whose amino-acid sequence MSNYLVAMEAAWLVRDVEEIDDAIGVAVSEAGKRLNDAEMDYVEVEVGATPCPACGEAFDSAFIAADTALVGLLLEMEVFNADSTQHAARIAKSEVGGALRDVPLKIIETVETESEDDA is encoded by the coding sequence ATGAGCAACTACCTCGTCGCGATGGAGGCCGCGTGGCTCGTTCGTGACGTCGAGGAGATAGACGACGCCATCGGCGTCGCCGTCAGCGAGGCGGGCAAGCGCCTCAACGACGCCGAGATGGACTACGTCGAAGTCGAGGTGGGCGCGACCCCGTGTCCGGCCTGCGGGGAGGCATTCGATTCGGCCTTCATCGCCGCCGACACCGCGCTGGTCGGCCTCCTTCTGGAGATGGAGGTGTTCAACGCAGACAGCACCCAGCACGCCGCCCGCATCGCAAAGAGCGAGGTCGGCGGCGCCCTCCGGGACGTTCCCCTGAAGATCATCGAGACCGTCGAGACCGAATCCGAAGACGACGCCTAG
- the purM gene encoding phosphoribosylformylglycinamidine cyclo-ligase, which translates to MTDDSDEEGLTYAETGVDIEASEAATAALIGAVGEFEGDYAGLVDIGDRYLALATDGVGTKLLVAEALDDYSTIGIDCIAMNANDLIAAGVTPVAFVDYLAVEAPDDRTAEQVGDGLSAGAERAEIALVGGETAVMPDVIRGLDLAGACAGLATDAELFDGTAHEGDALVGLPSSGIHSNGLTLAREAATRNHEYTDPFPYDDDRTVGEVLLEPTRIYREVLGPLHDAETHAAAHVTGGGWTNLSRMGEFRYVVEEPFDAQPVFEFVQEGGDVTDEEMHRTFNMGTGFVAALPEDDAETVADTLEDARVIGRVESGDSVAVRGLEL; encoded by the coding sequence ATGACCGACGACAGCGACGAGGAGGGACTCACCTACGCCGAGACGGGGGTCGACATCGAGGCCAGCGAGGCGGCGACGGCCGCACTCATCGGCGCCGTCGGGGAGTTCGAGGGCGACTACGCGGGGCTGGTCGACATCGGCGACCGGTACCTCGCGCTGGCGACCGACGGCGTGGGGACGAAACTCCTGGTCGCGGAGGCGCTCGACGACTACTCGACCATCGGCATCGACTGCATCGCAATGAACGCAAACGATCTCATCGCAGCGGGCGTCACGCCGGTCGCCTTCGTCGACTACCTCGCCGTCGAGGCGCCCGACGACCGCACCGCAGAGCAGGTCGGCGACGGGCTCTCGGCCGGCGCGGAGCGGGCCGAAATCGCACTGGTCGGCGGCGAGACGGCCGTGATGCCGGACGTGATTCGGGGGCTGGACCTCGCGGGCGCCTGTGCGGGGCTGGCGACGGACGCCGAACTGTTCGACGGCACCGCACACGAGGGGGACGCCCTCGTCGGCCTGCCGTCGTCGGGCATCCACTCCAACGGGCTGACGCTGGCGCGGGAGGCGGCGACGCGGAACCACGAGTACACCGACCCCTTCCCGTACGACGACGACCGGACCGTCGGCGAGGTCCTGCTGGAGCCGACGCGCATCTACCGGGAGGTGCTGGGACCGCTACACGACGCAGAGACGCACGCCGCCGCCCACGTCACGGGCGGCGGGTGGACGAACCTCTCGCGGATGGGGGAGTTCCGCTACGTCGTCGAGGAGCCGTTCGACGCACAGCCGGTCTTCGAGTTCGTCCAGGAGGGGGGCGACGTCACCGACGAGGAGATGCACCGCACGTTCAACATGGGCACCGGCTTCGTCGCCGCCCTGCCGGAGGACGACGCCGAGACCGTTGCCGACACCCTCGAGGACGCCCGCGTCATCGGTCGCGTCGAGTCGGGCGATTCCGTCGCCGTCCGCGGCCTGGAACTGTAG
- a CDS encoding CBS domain-containing protein — protein sequence MDLPTPADLHERRTDLELTQSELAERADVSQPLIARIEGGDVDPRLSTLRRIVNALDQAESAVMHAEDIMHEGVVSVAPDDSVRKAIDVMVKESYSQLPVVRDGRPQGIISNSDIRQLDSENAGELPVADAMREAITTVEPDATLDELNAHLNHQDAVMVVDDGRLVGIITEADIAAHMS from the coding sequence ATGGACCTTCCGACGCCAGCGGACCTACACGAGCGGCGGACGGACCTCGAGCTGACCCAAAGCGAGCTGGCGGAACGGGCCGACGTCTCCCAGCCGCTCATCGCCCGCATCGAGGGCGGGGACGTGGACCCGAGGCTCTCGACGCTGCGGCGCATCGTCAACGCCTTAGACCAGGCCGAGAGCGCCGTCATGCACGCCGAGGACATCATGCACGAGGGCGTCGTTTCTGTCGCGCCGGACGACAGCGTCCGGAAGGCAATCGACGTGATGGTCAAGGAGAGCTACTCGCAGTTGCCCGTCGTCCGGGACGGCCGGCCGCAGGGTATCATCTCGAACTCGGACATCCGCCAGCTCGATTCGGAGAACGCCGGCGAGCTACCGGTGGCCGACGCGATGCGGGAGGCGATAACGACCGTCGAGCCGGACGCGACGCTCGACGAACTGAACGCTCACCTCAACCACCAGGACGCGGTGATGGTGGTCGACGACGGCCGGTTGGTCGGCATCATCACCGAGGCCGACATCGCGGCCCACATGTCCTAG